The genomic stretch caatttttaacAGCAAAAAGTATCATACAAGACACAATATTTACATTAGTGATTACAGAAGGAAATAATACAGAAATTAGCATGTAAGTAGATTGCTAGCTCATTCATCACTCTTTTAGATTCAATCATGAAAAATGACGTCTTTTTGAATCCTAATGCTAGAGAGTTCATATCCCACCTTCCATTCCATTGACATAAATTTCACTTTCAAGCAGACAGGTAGAAAAAAGCAGTGACCACTAAACCCCTGTGCCTTATTTATAAGTGTGAATTCCGGGGACACTTGATATGTAAATAGTTTTTCTCGAATGGGTCTTAAAACTTATAAtaattcttgttattttcttaaacgTATCGGCACAACTGGAAGATAGACTAATTGgataatcaaacaatcaatgAAGCAATGGCAAATATAACCCTTAAAATGGTCCTTTTCAACCAGCTCTGACTTGGCCGCTTCTTTCCAGATCAGGATAAAGCCAATACTCGGAGCAATGACAGGTATTTAAAATCTCTTTCACAGCACAAAGAATTGTAATGCCTTACTGTTACTACTATACACAAACCCTCGTTTTGCTGGtttggttcctttttttttttttttgtttctaggAAAAGACAATCCAGAACTTAGAAGGATGCCAATCTTTTAATGGATTCAAGtgaaagaatataaaatatcaGAGTTTTCTTGCACTGTTATAcctaagagagagaaagggagagagcaATTGTATAATTTATGCGTACAGTTTCCATAAAAGCTTTAAATAAACAAGAATTACTAGAAACTGAAAGTCAGAAATTTCAGCACACATTCTTGGTTAATTGATCGACTTGCATTTATATCACAAGTGGCATGTTTTCATAAGGATCAAGTTTTACTATAAACCCAACCACTCATTAACATTGAAAGCATAGCTGAAGAATTGAAGAATGGTTCAACCAGCAAACGAAAGCAGATAAgccaaaacttaaaacacaatgATTAAGGAACTAACCAGTAAAAACTGGGGAAACTTAACAGGCAGTATGACAGCCTCTTGCAATGCCTGTTTGGCACTCTCAAGACCAGCCACGTCACTCCACTTCACATTCGGTTTCTCCCTAATTATCGCAGAATCAAGGCCAGCCCGGTGCTTTGCTAGCTCCAGATCATTCCCTTCTTTCCCTTCTCCACCCTTCGACTTTGTCTTTGGTTGCGTAGCAGCTGCTACATCACCATTAGGCCCATTTCCTCCACAATCAAGAATGGCCCTTTTCTCCTCTGCCCTCCTCAAATATTCCATAAATTTCTGAGTAATCGCTTCCTTAATCCTTGGATTCTTCTCATACTTCAAATGGGTCCTGAAGTACTCTAATGCATTCATATAGAGGGGAAATGCCTTACTATAGTTTCCATCGTCATCTTCTTTAACTGCTTGCCTCACATACGCTATCGCATGCTCCTTAAAAGTGCTATACATCTTTTGCTTACAACAAATGCATAGAAATGAAATCCTCAAAACAGAACTTTCAAGACACCATTCCTTCCTTCTAGAAACCGAAATCCAACGCTAAGCTTGGCATttcaaccatttattttttttagttataatATTTCTATGCAATCAAAGCCCCAAAATTTATTCTATTCAATCAGAATTCAAAAACCCAATTCTCAAATGTTCTTCTTAACCTTCTACGACTGATGAAGTTTCAAATGCAATCACACCCTTTTAACTTCAAATTCAATCAAACGAGCAACAGCCAAATACACCTcagatttttctttatacttacACAATACAATGAAACCTGAAAAACGAGaataaaatcaaaatggttCAAATCAACCAAAGACTAAATATCCCAATACTCAAAAATCAATTGCttcatttatttcttcttcttgtgaGATTAGTGGTAGGCCATTTAAACAATTAAACNNNNNNNNNNNNNNNNNNNNNNNNNNNNNNNNNNNNNNNNNNNNNNNNNNNNNNNNNNNNNNNNNNNNNNNNNNNNNNNNNNNNNNNNNNNNNNNNNNNNTGAGGAGCcaccataataataataaccatcATGGAGCCATATGTGATATAAGATGTGATTCAAGATTGTGTACTACATTAAATGTGGGTTGCTTAATTATGTAGTGGAATAGATAATATGAGGTATTACAAGAATGAAATGTCAATGAGCAAGTGTAAGGACTATATATGGCTTTGAGGTCAAGGATAGTATATGTAGCATTGATGATCTTTAAGGTCTATTGAGGTAGTGTCGAGAGCACAATAAATCAATAGGATGAGTAcaaatttcgaggacgaaatttaATAAGGAGGAGAGGATGTAAGACccgagaaaataattaagtttattattaataacttcATAGTAATaagatttaattaatgagataaatagcGCATGAGATCAATTAGAATaactaatataataataatgactttatcataattgagatatatatgagaatgattaataaataaaatagattaatGGTAAGTTGTAGCTAGAGTAAATAAAAGAAGTGTGGGGAATTAAAGAGTACAAAATATAGAATTAATATGTTGTGGGGTAAtctagcaattttaaaaagatggagctttaaaataaaaaaggatctAACTAATGCCACATGTCGGGCTATCATTGGCTATGTGGGATTTTTTCTTATCCTCTTATCccatttctttctccctctcccaAACTCACGTGCAGCAgcctattctttctttctttcctctcttctttcttttctctattctcTCTTACCTTTCTTCTCACGCGCACACACTTGGCCGAGAGAGAGAacgagctagagagagagagagctgcagATTGAGAGAGGAAGAGATGCATACCGAgctagagagagaatgagatcgaatgagagagagagctgctgtccgaagaagatgaaagaggaagaaagaaagaagaagaagaagaagaagaagaaggtgatggATTCCGGCCATGGGGTTTGTGAGGTAAACATTCAAGCCTTCtcttat from Corylus avellana chromosome ca1, CavTom2PMs-1.0 encodes the following:
- the LOC132166291 gene encoding protein SUPPRESSOR OF K(+) TRANSPORT GROWTH DEFECT 1: MYSTFKEHAIAYVRQAVKEDDDGNYSKAFPLYMNALEYFRTHLKYEKNPRIKEAITQKFMEYLRRAEEKRAILDCGGNGPNGDVAAATQPKTKSKGGEGKEGNDLELAKHRAGLDSAIIREKPNVKWSDVAGLESAKQALQEAVILPVKFPQFLLGRDDHGGLFYYMVHLEQGSPI